In the genome of Arachis hypogaea cultivar Tifrunner chromosome 9, arahy.Tifrunner.gnm2.J5K5, whole genome shotgun sequence, the window AAAAGGAGATATCCTAATAACACTCTAAAGCTTAACTAAGAATGCACATCAATCAATGATCCTAGAGATGTTTGTAACTTAAATATTCAGCCACCATGTTTCCTTAATTCTTGCAGTCTTGTAAGTTCATGGGGATGATTTTAGAGGAAATTCCAAGTtgctttaaaaaatatatatatctaagCTCATTTGTTAGATGAAACAGGCAGACGACACATCTAATGGGAATGTTTATTAACATTACATAGATAGACACACCATGAGATAATGTGAATTATTACAACTATAGGTGCATCAACATAACTAAATATATAGTTAATATTATTCGCGCAAGTGTTTTATCTTGGTGTCAAAATTGTGCACCAACAATGGAACTGTATAATTAACAAGCCACAATAAGTTGATGACTATATCAAGATAGGTAAAGTACCATTAAAATTTATAGGCATAAAACTCCAGGTATACTACATAATTCTGACGACCTTAAAAACAGATTTCTTGCCCAGTCCCAAAATCTATTCAAGATTAATGAATGAGTATATTATACAtttctttaatttgtaatttcaATGTAAGATTCCAAACATGGgagacaaaggaaagataacatttcccattaaaaaaaagtgaaaaaagctCTTATAAATGCTAAGAAATCTCCTCTTAACACTCTTCCATTCATTTCGATATATCATATACTTTTGTTAACAAATTTATTTGACCCTATATATCATTGaggaaaacaaaacaaagaagagaTTATCATCACAGCAATATGAACCTGATTCTGGAGTAGCGCCATATAGGGGAACTAATCGTAGTTATCATCATCAGAACCCTTCTTCTTAGGCTTGCGATATGTTTCCTCAACTTGCTTTGCCTTGTGCAAGGTAGTGTCAATTAGCTTGGTAATGTTAGGAACTTGATAATTTTGAGccacataaatgccacagactgTCCCTGCTATGAATGAGAAGCAACTCCTGATTATGCCCATCAGTACAGGCTCGAGCAATTTCCTGCTGTTTAAATATCCAATATCTGCAAGAATCATGGCCAGAAATCGCCATATCAGACACAATGTCCAAAACAGACTCACTTTTGTTTTTCCAAAGTACATTTACACTAATAAAGCATACAATTCAATTCAGAAAAGAATCCCAAAATctttacaaaaaaaaagtaaagccGTCGATTGCAACTCATGACACCATCTGAATTTTACCTACACGCTTCAATATTAGAGGTTCAAATCCTGAAGTTGCTTGGTGAGATTTTCACATTATAATCACCTATTACCCCAAAATTTCATGATCATCTTTGCAAACCAAgataataatatttgtttttttttaaataaagtgtATTTAGACAATGTCTATACTATATACACCAAATCACAAATACAATGTCCAGAATCTTAGCCCTGTGTAAAACAGAATACAGAAGAGATGCTCTTTGAATCCCTATCTTCTCAAATAACCCTTCCATTTGCATAAATTGAAATGATTTATCAAGCATGAAAAGTATGAAATTCGACTGTACTAGaacatctttttcttttcaacttCCACTCAAtcccaaaaataagaaaaattatactGT includes:
- the LOC140172898 gene encoding uncharacterized protein, translated to MGIIRSCFSFIAGTVCGIYVAQNYQVPNITKLIDTTLHKAKQVEETYRKPKKKGSDDDNYD